DNA sequence from the Streptomyces sp. DH-12 genome:
CGGACGACTTCTACGCCGCCGCCGACGACGCCAAGCTCGCCCGCAAAAGCAACGCCCTGGACTTCCTCGACGCCGCCGACCACTCCGGAGCCGGCATGACCGGCTACCAGTCCCTCATCTCCGGCACTTTCTACCGGCACGCCGTCCTCGACCGCCTCAAACTGCGGCAGAACCTGCGCGCAGCCGGCATGTCAGAACCAGAAGCCGACTCTGCCGCCGTCGCTGCCGAGGCGGAATTCGTCAGTGCCTTCGTCAATGCCTTCCCCCAGGCCAAGAAGAACTCGACAGCCTCGACCGGTGCCCTGCCTGCCCTGGTCCTGGCCTTCGATGGAGACCGCCCCTTAAACTACGCCGCCGCCTTCCAACGGCCCATCGACGAGGTCGCCGACGGCGGTCCCGCCGGAGAACTCGCCGTACGCCGGCTCCTCGCCCACCACGACTTCGTCTGCCGGCGCCGCGACGACATCACCGCAGGCCGCGTCCTGACCTACGAACCCGCCATCCACACCATCCTTCAGGAACTGGGAGTCAAGGACGTGGAGTCCGTCGAGGAGCTCACGGCGTGAGCGGGCACGTCCTGCTCATCAGGCTCGCCGCCCCTCTGCAGTGCTGGGGAACCGTGTCCCGCTTCTCCCGTCGCGACACCCACAGCCGTCCGACGAAGTCCGGGGTCATCGGCCTGTGCGCCGCGGCCCTCGGGCACGACCGGGCCGAGGAACTCGGCGAACTCGCCGCCATCCGTTTCGGCGTCCGAGCCGATCACCCCGGCACCCCGGTACGCGACTACCACGTCATCGGGGCCGGCAAATACCCCATCCGCCCGCGCGACATCATCACCGACCACCGAAGGGCGGCCGCGCTGTCCGCCAGCATGGCGGACACCGAGGGCACAGGGTTCGGGCACCATGAACTCGCCGACTGGTACGGAGCACCGAAGTACATCGTCACCGAACCGGATTCGGGCGCTCTGGTCTCCAAACGGCTCGCCCGGGGCGCCCTCGTCACCGCGCGCTGGTACCTGGCCGACGCCGCGTTCGTCGCCGCCCTGCACCATCCCGACCGGGCCTTCCTCGAAACGGTCGCCGCGGCACTGGAAAGCCCCAAGCGCCTGCTGTGGCTGGGCCGCAAATCCTGTCCACCATCAGGAACCCTGGCCGGACCCCTGAGCAGCGGGACTATCGAAAGCGCCTTCCAATCCACAGCACTGCTGCCCGCACAGCACGTCGGCA
Encoded proteins:
- the cas5e gene encoding type I-E CRISPR-associated protein Cas5/CasD, translating into MSGHVLLIRLAAPLQCWGTVSRFSRRDTHSRPTKSGVIGLCAAALGHDRAEELGELAAIRFGVRADHPGTPVRDYHVIGAGKYPIRPRDIITDHRRAAALSASMADTEGTGFGHHELADWYGAPKYIVTEPDSGALVSKRLARGALVTARWYLADAAFVAALHHPDRAFLETVAAALESPKRLLWLGRKSCPPSGTLAGPLSSGTIESAFQSTALLPAQHVGRRPSPRPWAWIEAAPGAPAAVPVQDQPVTFDTERRAHTTRWETRTRITIAQNATEWDIIP